The Saccharothrix violaceirubra genome segment GGGTTGACGACCGCGATCTCGGCGACGGGCATCGTCGTCGCCCTGCTCGTCGGCGGCTGGTTCATCCAGCACGCCTACGCGGCCGGTCCACCGCACCTGGCGGTGGCCTGCCTCACCGTGGTCGACCCGCTCGTCGCGGTCGGCCTCGGCGCGGCCCTCCTGGGGGAGGCCGCCCGCACCGGCGGGTTCACCGCCCTGGCCGAGACCGTCTGCGCCGCCGTCGCGGTCGGCGGCGTGGTCGTGCTCGCCCGCAACTCTTCCAGTTCCCATGAAACGGAGAACCCTGTGACCACCGACGCCCTGCGGATCGTGATCGCCGCCGAGACCTTCCCGCCGGACGTCAACGGCGCGGCGCGCTTCGCGCACCGGTTGGCGACGGGACTGGCCGGCCGTGACCACGACGTGCACGTGATCTGCTTGTCGGAGGACGGCCGTGCCCGCACCGAGCAGGTCGACGGCCTGACCGTGCACCGGCTGCGGTCGCACCGGACGCCGTTCCACCGCACCTTCCGGATCGGGGTGCCGTGGGAGGTCAGCGGCGAGGTGCGGTCGTTGCTCAAGCGGCTGCGGCCGAACCTGGTGCACGTCCAGGCGCACTTCGTGGTGGGTCGGTACGTGCTCAAGCACGCGCGGGAGCTGGGGATTCCGAGCGTGGCCACGAACCACTTCATGCCCGAGAACCTGTTCGGCCACGCCAAGGTGCCGGCGTGGTTCCAGGGGGCGGCGTCGCGGTGGGCGTGGCGGGACCTCGGGCGGGTCTTCGGCCGGGCGAACGTCGTGACGGCCCCCACCCCGCGTGCCGTGGAGTTGTTGCACGACAACGGTTTCCCGCGGCGGGCCGTGCCGGTGTCGTGCGGGATCGACATCGACCGCTACCGCTCACGCCCGTCGGTGCGGACGAACGAGGAACCCACGGTGCTGTTCGTGGGGCGCTTGGACGAGGAGAAGCGCGTCGACGAACTAGTGCGCGCGGTGGCGTTGGTGCCCACTTTGAAGGCGGACATCGTCGGCGACGGCTCGTGCCGGGCCGAGTGGGAGATGTTGGCCCGGGATCTGGGAATCGCCGACCGCGTGCGCTTCCGGGGCTTCGTGAGCGAAGAGGAACTGTTGGACGCCTACGCGGGTTGCGACGTGTTCTGCATGCCCGGCATCGCGGAGTTGCAGAGCCTGGCGACGATGGAGGCGATGGCGGCCGGCAAGCCGGTCGTCGTGGCGGACGCCATGGCGTTGCCGCACCTGTGCAACCAGGGCCGCAACGGCTGGCTCTTCACGCCGGGCGACGTGAGCGGCTTGGCGGACCGCCTGCACGCCGTGACGGTCGATCGCGCGGTCACTGCGCGCATGGGCGCGGCGAGCCTGGACTTGATCGCCACGCACGCCATCGACTCGACCTTGGAGAAGTTCGAGGCCCTGTACGCGAGGGCGATGGGCCTTCCGACCCCGACCAGGGAGATCGCCCTCGCCGCCTGATGGGGGAGACTCGGGGCACCGGCTTTGGCCGGTGCCCCGCGTGGCATGTCACGGCCGCAGGAGGTCGCGGCGCACGGCGTCGAGCAGACGGGCCAGAGCCGGTCGTCCCACCACCAGTGCCACGGCCCGGTTCTTGGTGTCGCGAAAGGCACCGACGTCGGCGACCTCGACGCAGTTGTTCGAGGCGCCACCCGACCGCGACGACTTCTTCCACCGGGTGGTCATCGCTTCCTTCCCGTCGCGAGAAACGCGGCCCACGCTCGGCGTCCGACGACCACGGGTCCGGCTTCTCGGTGCTTGGTGTCCCAGACGCCGACCAGGTCGGCCGCATGGGCGATCTCGACGCAGTTGTTCGCACCTTGACTGCGACGAGGCTTCCGTCGCTCACCCCATCGGATTCCGACCCCACCGCTCATCGATCGCCTCCGTCGTGAAGTCGCGACCACCCGACGCGATCCGCCTTCAGCGCGGCGACGACACGTTCGACGGCAGCGGCGGTGAACAGCAGTTCGTGCCCGGCCGGATTCTTCGAGTCCCGGACGGCCCGAACGGATACCCGCTCGACGACTCCGCAAGCGAGTTCAACGCAGCCGCCGCTGTTCCCCGACGAGTGGCTGGACTTCCGCCATCTCTCGACCATGCGCTCTCCCGAATCGCATCGAGGGTCGGTGGGCCTTCCGATCGGGACCGGACTCTTTCACCGCCCAAGCGGGTGCTGCCTACTTCACGGTGTTCAGGAACGCAGCCCACGCCCGACACCCGACGACCACTGGTCCGGCTGCCCGATGCTTG includes the following:
- a CDS encoding glycosyltransferase, with the protein product MTWLAVALAAGGAVFFALAARLQHAAVHASEGSLKVLDLLRRPRWLLGLVLLVVGSVVHAVALGMAPLSVVQPVGVLAIGVTAVLDGRRRDLPVVVLTTFGVGAFVFLAAGSATATTVAPEAELHAGLVALGLVAVPGLLGVLSTRPTPRALGFGAAGGVAYGYVSVLMRSVSQDVQQGTAGLTTAISATGIVVALLVGGWFIQHAYAAGPPHLAVACLTVVDPLVAVGLGAALLGEAARTGGFTALAETVCAAVAVGGVVVLARNSSSSHETENPVTTDALRIVIAAETFPPDVNGAARFAHRLATGLAGRDHDVHVICLSEDGRARTEQVDGLTVHRLRSHRTPFHRTFRIGVPWEVSGEVRSLLKRLRPNLVHVQAHFVVGRYVLKHARELGIPSVATNHFMPENLFGHAKVPAWFQGAASRWAWRDLGRVFGRANVVTAPTPRAVELLHDNGFPRRAVPVSCGIDIDRYRSRPSVRTNEEPTVLFVGRLDEEKRVDELVRAVALVPTLKADIVGDGSCRAEWEMLARDLGIADRVRFRGFVSEEELLDAYAGCDVFCMPGIAELQSLATMEAMAAGKPVVVADAMALPHLCNQGRNGWLFTPGDVSGLADRLHAVTVDRAVTARMGAASLDLIATHAIDSTLEKFEALYARAMGLPTPTREIALAA
- a CDS encoding DUF397 domain-containing protein, with protein sequence MTTRWKKSSRSGGASNNCVEVADVGAFRDTKNRAVALVVGRPALARLLDAVRRDLLRP
- a CDS encoding DUF397 domain-containing protein; the protein is MSGGVGIRWGERRKPRRSQGANNCVEIAHAADLVGVWDTKHREAGPVVVGRRAWAAFLATGRKR
- a CDS encoding DUF397 domain-containing protein yields the protein MVERWRKSSHSSGNSGGCVELACGVVERVSVRAVRDSKNPAGHELLFTAAAVERVVAALKADRVGWSRLHDGGDR